Below is a genomic region from Scomber scombrus chromosome 3, fScoSco1.1, whole genome shotgun sequence.
ATGTACTCCGGTACTGATATACCTTTAAACAGGCCAATATTGGCTGACTGATACATTGGTTGGGCTCCAATATCAAAGCATTTTATTAAGTGATAATAAAATTTAAGACTAGAGAAACTATTGAGGGAGTGTAAATAATGAATCTGTGTCACTTTTTCTCGACTTGAGCTTTGGAAAACAATGAttgatatttttcacaattttctgaaatgttaTAGACCTAACAACTAATTGAGAAAAGAATTATCAGATGAAGGATGCTCTTCAGTTAAACCTGTGAATTGAAATACCCACTCCTAGTTAAGTTATTGTTTTCGATTATGTTTCAGGTCAAGAGGAAAAAGATGCCAAACCTCTCCCTCGAATAAACAGACACTCAGTTTTCTGGATCGTGGCATCCATAGGTGTGACCTACTATGTGGATTTCCTCCACAACATCATGGAGAACGATAATATCAAAAGGTAAGTGAGATACATAAGATGCCAGAATTTCTGAATGATCTTAAATATCTCAAAGATCTATTGCACCATGTCCAgaattcattcactcattcattatACGCTACGTAATAAAAACTCAAAAGTAGACTCAAATGAAAAGCAAGTACACTTGATAGTTAATGGCAAGTAATTTCAGACACAGCTTCCATGTAGCGATCTCTTCTTCTACATGGCCACTTCGTAGTCAAGCTTCAAAGAAAATGCCCATGTTCTGACCAGTGGTAAGGCAGAAGCGTGAGATAACTCTTTCACTGTGACTTTCTTACAGTATGCTATCCAGTAATGAGACACTAGTTTATTATTCTGTCCTGTATATGACCTTCATGAGGAGCATTTATTGCGACAAAAGGTGTTTGTTTACGGAAAATATCAAAAAGAAAGTTTCCTTTTCAGTGGTGTCATTGGTATCTTGATACCTCTGAAACCACTGCGATATGATACTGCTGTGAAGCCCTGTGTGGTATTGTTATGAATAttgtcttttgtattttaataggTTCAGTAAGTCTTTACAGATTTTAATTaaggttttaaataaaatgtcctctttttgaaatgtttttgcagTTGGTGGTTCAATGTGGGTCTGGTACTGCTTGGGATCTGCCTGTGTCTGGCCATGTTTTGTATTGTGTACCTGGAGTGGTTCAAAGGCATCCAACACTACGACCATGAGTACCCCGCCGTTCCTCCCATCACCACCGCAGCATTTATTGGTGCATCTTGCAGGTAAAATGGCAAAGTCCACATTTTACAATTACACAGGTTTTATTACTTAGTTTACCTGATTAGGCCTTGGACTGTGCGGGACTGAACAGATTGATCTGACAACTCcatttgctcctttttttggGTCAGCAGTGAACCCATTACTATTTAAGGGCTGTGAGTTGAGCAAGCCAGTTCTTTCGTTTAAATTGTTGAGATGAGCCGTGAGTCaagtgaaggagaaaaagaagctAACACTGcatgttagagacagaggctgatctgaggggctgcataaagggccggtataatataaattattattattattattattattattattattattattattattattattattttactttatttactttagtGTAAATCAATCCACCATTTTCTCTGTATATCAATGACGACCAtcacatttaaatggaaatgtccCTGTTAGTGTTCTTGATTTGTTAAGGTGTGATTGATGGCTAATGTTGTTGATTGATCTTTAACACCTGAAGTGTGAGCTTTTACATTAATTGATTGGCCAGTGGCCACTAAACTTTCTCTTTGCTGTGATGAACTAATCTGCCTcgtttaaataaaaagaaatgattgATCAGAGgctatgattaaaataatgtggAAAGCCATCAAATGCAAAAGAGTAAATTTGGATGGTGCCATAGGAAGAGTACCAAGCTTTAGCTGTGTATGTGCTTGTTTTGTTAGCAGCACCAACCCTAAAAAATCACTGGCATTCATAagcttccctccatctttctctgCATCAACTGCAACATCAACCAGACAGTTCAACCAGTTTAATTATTCATCAATACTGATAGATACTTAACTTGTCATTAAATTAAGAAAGTTCCagattgtgaatgttttaagTAACATTTATGTTTCTCTTGCAGTTTTAACATAGCACTGTGGCCAGTGTGGTCCTTCTTCACTCCACTCATCCTCTTCACACAGTTCATGGGTGTGGTCATGTTCATCTCTATGCTTGGATGAATGTGAGGGGTGAGGATGTTACTCCTTGTTTTTTAGCCACTTTTGTAAATTTGAATTTTcattaaatctctttttttattgaatgtatAACACTGTATTCGTTGAACATATGGTGTGAAATCTTGTAtctttaaatattacatatttaataccAATGATTCATACTTAAAGAATCACAGTTTTACATAatctttccttttgttttgcAGCTCCAGAATTCCACCTCATTAGCTACGATGTTGAGTTTTGTATTAACTGTTTTTCCATTGCTTTCAAATATTTCTTACACAGCGCTTAAATTACCAACTGCATTGACACATTTCATTAAACCTCAAGCACTGGTATCAACACAGTAAACCCACTTGCATAAGCCTTTGACCATAACACCACCACAATCTTATCTTCTCACTTATTATTATGGTATAATGCCggcaaaccacacacacacacacacatacaaatccCTTTTCAAATGTAGCTGAGAAAGCATGTTCTCAACACAGCAGCTAACTTTTAAAACAACTGTCAAAATGTCTGACATAGTGTGAAACACAGAGTAAATATTTAAGGTGCTGTTTTTCATCTGCTTCAGATGCAGATTTTCTCTGAATAGAAAAAAGGTAATATATCATTACAGtagtaaaatgtataatatcatTGATGCAATGAAGAAGATAATAACACAAGCTAACTACTGCTTTTCGGGATGTACTGATGTCTTAGTTCTTAACCCTGAAATCAATTCTTAAGAAAGGGAtctttttcatattcatttggGATTTAAGAATTCCACTCTGTGGTTGTTAAACTCTGCTTGTGTGTAATTGAAAATATTGATTCATctctaagattttttttccccttgttatGCCTGGTTGTGCGGCATtgcatattttcatttcataataTGATTAAATGTTCTCCCTGTGTATATCTGCTGAGATTTGTCTGGACACAATGACCAGCCTCCCTTAAGCTTAAACCATAATTCACCACATAGTCAACAATAGTGTCTCAAATTTCATTTGAAACCATCTGGCTTATTGTTGTTCTCCTTGGTCATGCTCTTTCTTCTCTGTCACACCCTTCCTTGTTTGTTAGGGTTACACCTGGAGCATACAGTAATTGTGAGAATATCTGATCTTTCTG
It encodes:
- the tmem128 gene encoding transmembrane protein 128, translating into MLNDSELATLRNRFKRDAEFLMQSTTSGDEHEKSQEEKDAKPLPRINRHSVFWIVASIGVTYYVDFLHNIMENDNIKSWWFNVGLVLLGICLCLAMFCIVYLEWFKGIQHYDHEYPAVPPITTAAFIGASCSFNIALWPVWSFFTPLILFTQFMGVVMFISMLG